In Wolinella succinogenes DSM 1740, a single genomic region encodes these proteins:
- a CDS encoding F0F1 ATP synthase subunit C encodes MKKLLFVFLALAGVAFAADGEMIKSYSAIAAGIGLGIAALGGAVGMGNTAAATISGMARNPGVGGKIMTTMFIAIAMIEAQVIYTLVVGLILLYANPLL; translated from the coding sequence ATGAAAAAGTTGCTATTTGTTTTTCTTGCGCTTGCTGGCGTCGCTTTCGCGGCTGATGGTGAAATGATCAAGTCTTATTCAGCGATTGCCGCTGGAATCGGTCTTGGTATTGCAGCTCTTGGTGGTGCTGTTGGTATGGGAAATACAGCTGCGGCTACGATTTCTGGTATGGCTAGAAATCCTGGAGTTGGCGGTAAGATCATGACCACCATGTTCATTGCGATTGCGATGATCGAAGCACAAGTTATTTATACCCTTGTTGTAGGTTTGATTCTTCTTTACGCAAACCCACTTCTCTAA